Within Intestinimonas massiliensis (ex Afouda et al. 2020), the genomic segment GCAGCAAGGTCAGCGTTGCCATCCGCCGGGGGCTGCGGAATATGCGCCGCTTTTATGATGGCCTTTTTCAAACAGAGTGAGGGCGTGCCTATGCAGACCATCAATCTCAAACAATATTATCCATTTTTCAAAGAGGACATTTTTGTGGAGGTGTCCGATGAGATCGTCGAAGCGTTTCTTTTGGATAAGAGGGCCGAGGCTGCCAGAGAGCGCAAGATGTTCCGGTATAAGGCGTTTTACTCCCTCGATTGTAACGATGGAATCGAAAATGCTGCAATCGGCTGGGCGCAGCCATCGCCGGAAGATTATCTGATAGAAAAAGAAGAATTAGCCGAATACGAAGAACTGATACGGCGATTGTATGAAGCCATTTCTTCCCTGCCGCCTATGCAGGCTCGCCGTGTCCATGCCCGCTATATGCTGGGTATGAAAGTGAAAGATATTGCCGCAATGGAGGGTATCACACCATCACAGGCGGGAAAATCCATCCACGCCGCACTGCGGAGGCTGCGCCGGTACTTTGCACGTCAGAAATGGACGGTCAATCTATGAGCGTTTCCAAAGAAAAGAGGTGCATGACATGAACGAAAAAATTACAGCCCCACAAAAAGAAGAACGGCAGGAAGTCCTGAAGGAGATCCGGCAGCTTGAGAACCGCAAGAAGATTTTGGAGAACAAGCAGCGGAACGAAGAACGCAGGGTTCGCACCCGCCGCCTGATTGAGCGCGGAGCCATTTTGGAGGGTATTTTTCCGCTGGCTCCCAACCTTTCCGGCGCAGAGGTCAAAGCATTTCTAATTGCCCTGTCCCATCTTCCGGGGGCTGTGGAATTGACTGCAAACCTGCCAAAATCCGGGGACACGCCATAAGTCCCTTGTTTACAAGGGCGCACTTATACACCGTTTCCGGTGTCGTGCGCCCTGCCGGGGGCTGTTGCGCTCTCCGAGCGCGATGGGGCGCTACACTCCCCAAACCCCTTGTGCGCCACAGGTTACAGAACATCCGCAAGCGGCTGTCCCGTCCCCTGCGGCCTGAATACCCCTCACCGAAAGGAGGCGATCCCCATAGATTTTTGCCATATCCCCGTCAGTATCATCAAGCGCAGCGAGGGCCGTTCCGCTGTTGCCGCAGCCGCCTACCGCAGCGGAACCAAGCTGACGAATGAATGGGACGGCCTGACCCATGATTACACCCGCAAAGGCGGCGTTGTCCATGCGGAAATCATGCTGCCCGCCCATGCCCCGCCAGAGTTTGCAGACCGCTCCACCCTCTGGAACAGTGTGGAGCAGGTCGAGAAAGCCAGGGACAGTCAGCTTGCCCGCGAGATCGAGGCGGCCTTGCCCCGTGAACTGTCCAGGGAACAGCAGCTTGCCCTTGTCCGGGCCTATGTGAAGGACAACTTTGTGGACAAGGGGATGTGCGCTGACTTTGCCATCCATGACAAGGGAACCGGCAACCCCCATGTCCATATCATGCTGACCGTTCGGCCCTTAAAAGAAAATGGCGGATGGGGCGCGAAGTGCCGCAAGGCATACGACCTGGACGAGAACGGCCAGCGCATCCCGGACGGGAAAGGCGGCTGGAAGAACCACCGGGAGGACACCACCGACTGGAACGACAAAGGGAATGTGGAGATTTGGCGGGCGGCATGGGCGGCTTATACCAACCGGGCATTGGAGGCCGCCGGTCATCCCGCCCTGGTAGACCACCGCAGCTACAAGCGACAGGGCATTGATAAAATCCCCTCTGTCCACCTGGGGCCAGCGGCCAGCCAGATGGAGAAGCGCGGTATCCGCACCGACAAGGGAGAAGTCAACCGGCAGATCGCCGCCGACAACAAGCTGCTGAAAGAAATCAAGGCCCGCATTACCCGCCTCTACAACTGGTCGAAGGCCGAGGCCGAGAAGCCGGAGGGCCAGCAGCCCAGCATGGTTGACTTGTGGGAGGCCCAGCAGCAGCTCAAGCGGCCCGACACCCGCACCGGCAAAATCCGGGCTTTGCAGGAGAGCGCCGCCCTGTTCAGCTTTTTGCAGGCAAACGGCATCCAGTCCATGCAGCAGCTCCATGAAAAAATCGCAGATATGAACACCCGCTACTATGACCTGCGGCGAGAGATCGTTAAGGCCGAGCGCCGGATTGCTGTCCTCACTGAGCGCGGGGAAATGTGGGCGCAGTACAACGAGTACAAGACTGTCCACAAGCAGCTTGCCAGGGTAAAGCCGGAGAAGCGGGAACTGTTCGAGCAGCGCCACAGCCGGGAACTGATCCTCTATGACGCGGCGGCCCGGTATCTGAAAGAACTGAAAGCCAGCGGCGAGGAAATCACCCCGAAGGAATGGCGGCGTGAGATTGACCTGCTGGCCGCACAGAAACAGGTGGACAGCATCGACATGAAAGCCATGCGGGAGGAACTGAAAGCCGTGGAACGGCTCCGCAAGGCCGCCGACCAACTGGCCCGCCAGGAACGGGACAAATCCCGCGACCGGGGGCCGGAGCGGTAAAGGGTACGGCGTTTTACCGACCCCTCACGGGGGTGTCATATTTCGTGACACCCTTTGCACACAGAAAAACCGCCGTACAGGTTTCCCCATACGGCGGCAGCACTCTCATTTATCGAACAGGTCGCTGTGCGTCCCGGTGCGGGCCAGCGTCAGCACCAGCACATCGTCCTCAATGCGATAGATGAGCAGCCAGTCCGGCTGAATGTGGCATTCCCGATGCCCCACCCAATCGCCGGTCAGCTCATGGTCTTTGTTTTTCTCTGGCAATTTTTCGCCCCGCGACAAGGCCCGGATAATGTCATCCAGCAGACCGATGTCCATGTGACGCTTCATCGCCAGCTTGTAGTCCTTTTTGAACTTTGTTGTCCAAACAATGTCGCGCTTCATCTTTTCAGCTCCCGGAGGGCTTCTTCCACATCGGAGTAGTGCTTCACGCTGGGATCACGCGCAATCCGTTCTGCCTCCAACATGGCGGCAATGGTTTCCTTGTTGGGCTGTTCCAGCCTGACTTCAAAGGGAAAGCCACCGGCGCGGAGCGACTGACGCAGAAAGACATTGATCGCTGTGGTAAGGTTCACGCCTAATTCATTGTAAAGCGTTTCGCACTGCTTTTTGATGTCGCTGTCCATACGGACGCTGAAATTTGTCGTGTTAGCCATTGTATCAGCCCCTTTCAAGTTTATTGCACTTATAGTATATGCCATTTGCAACGCAAAATCAACTCAATAGACTTGAAATTCACAAAAAATTAAGGAGGAACCGCCTATGATTACCGCTCACTATCTTGTGACCGTCCACCTGAATATCGACCTGCCCCTTGCCCTCTTGCAGCCGGAACCGGCAGATGCGCCTACCGGCCCGGAGCCGGAGGCCCATGCCTGCCAGGGCTGCGGAAACTGCGGCGGGTACGGGAAGTGCCAGCATGAAGAAAAGCAAGCCTGACCCCATCCCCGTCATGGACTACCGCCAGTACCGCAGAGCGCGGCGGCTGGTACATGAGTGCTGCAACTATGACGGCGGCCACTGTATCGCGCTGGACGATGGGGAGGAATGTGTCTGTGTCCAGTCTATTTCCTACTCCCTGCTGTGTCAGTGGTTCCGGGCGGCGGTGCTGCCGCTGGACAGGGAACTGGAAACGGCCCTGTTCCACTGCCTGGACGCCAAACGGTGCGCCGTCTGCGGGGCGTTGTTCACACCCGGCTCCAACCGGGCCAAATACTGCCCGGAATGTGCCGGACGCATGAAGCGTATCAAGGCCGCCCAGCGCAAGCGCAAACAGAGGGCGAAATGTCACGCTTTAGGGGCCGAAAACCCCTTGTAAATCAAGGACTTTTTCGAGGGTGTCGGCGGGGGCCTGATAGATTTATCCTTTGGCCCCCAAAACGGCCCTCTAAAGGCGTATAGACCCCTGAAATAACCCCAAGGAGGAACCCATGTCAGACAATCGAAAATATTACTACCTGAAACTCAAAGAGAACTATTTTGACGATGACTCCATCGTGCTGCTGGAAAGTATGCAGGACGGTGTGCTGTACTCCAACATTCTGCTCAAGCTGTATCTGAAATCGCTGAAACACGGCGGGCGGCTCCAGCTTGACGAGAATATCCCCTACACGGCGCAGATGATCGCCACTATCACCCGCCAGCAGATCGGCACTGTGGAGAGGGCCTTGCAAATTTTCCTGAAGCTGGGCCTTGTGGAAGTGCTGGACAGCGGCACTTTTTACATGAGCAATATCGAGCTGCTGATCGGCCAGTCCTCTACCGAGGCCGAGCGAAAGCGGGCGGCGAGGCTCCAAAACAAGGCTCTTTCCACGCCCCGGACAAAGGTTGGACATTTGTCCGACATTCGTCCACCAGAGATAGAGATAGAGTTAGAGAAAGAGATAGAAATAAAGAGAGAGATAGAGAAGGGACGCTCCGCCCGCGCCTATGGCCGTTACCAGAATGTTTTTCTGACGGATGAGGAACTGGCAGACTTGCAGGCCAGCTTTCCCACCGTATGGGGCCAGTACATCGAAA encodes:
- the mobQ gene encoding MobQ family relaxase — its product is MCATGYRTSASGCPVPCGLNTPHRKEAIPIDFCHIPVSIIKRSEGRSAVAAAAYRSGTKLTNEWDGLTHDYTRKGGVVHAEIMLPAHAPPEFADRSTLWNSVEQVEKARDSQLAREIEAALPRELSREQQLALVRAYVKDNFVDKGMCADFAIHDKGTGNPHVHIMLTVRPLKENGGWGAKCRKAYDLDENGQRIPDGKGGWKNHREDTTDWNDKGNVEIWRAAWAAYTNRALEAAGHPALVDHRSYKRQGIDKIPSVHLGPAASQMEKRGIRTDKGEVNRQIAADNKLLKEIKARITRLYNWSKAEAEKPEGQQPSMVDLWEAQQQLKRPDTRTGKIRALQESAALFSFLQANGIQSMQQLHEKIADMNTRYYDLRREIVKAERRIAVLTERGEMWAQYNEYKTVHKQLARVKPEKRELFEQRHSRELILYDAAARYLKELKASGEEITPKEWRREIDLLAAQKQVDSIDMKAMREELKAVERLRKAADQLARQERDKSRDRGPER
- a CDS encoding RNA polymerase sigma factor, giving the protein MQTINLKQYYPFFKEDIFVEVSDEIVEAFLLDKRAEAARERKMFRYKAFYSLDCNDGIENAAIGWAQPSPEDYLIEKEELAEYEELIRRLYEAISSLPPMQARRVHARYMLGMKVKDIAAMEGITPSQAGKSIHAALRRLRRYFARQKWTVNL
- a CDS encoding phage replisome organizer N-terminal domain-containing protein, coding for MSDNRKYYYLKLKENYFDDDSIVLLESMQDGVLYSNILLKLYLKSLKHGGRLQLDENIPYTAQMIATITRQQIGTVERALQIFLKLGLVEVLDSGTFYMSNIELLIGQSSTEAERKRAARLQNKALSTPRTKVGHLSDIRPPEIEIELEKEIEIKREIEKGRSARAYGRYQNVFLTDEELADLQASFPTVWGQYIEKLSEYMASTGKRYQSHAATIRRWAGEDAKKASPPTRNRDYSVKEDETV
- a CDS encoding DUF3847 domain-containing protein, which produces MNEKITAPQKEERQEVLKEIRQLENRKKILENKQRNEERRVRTRRLIERGAILEGIFPLAPNLSGAEVKAFLIALSHLPGAVELTANLPKSGDTP
- a CDS encoding cysteine-rich VLP domain-containing protein yields the protein MKKSKPDPIPVMDYRQYRRARRLVHECCNYDGGHCIALDDGEECVCVQSISYSLLCQWFRAAVLPLDRELETALFHCLDAKRCAVCGALFTPGSNRAKYCPECAGRMKRIKAAQRKRKQRAKCHALGAENPL
- a CDS encoding type II toxin-antitoxin system RelB/DinJ family antitoxin, whose product is MANTTNFSVRMDSDIKKQCETLYNELGVNLTTAINVFLRQSLRAGGFPFEVRLEQPNKETIAAMLEAERIARDPSVKHYSDVEEALRELKR
- a CDS encoding type II toxin-antitoxin system YafQ family toxin is translated as MKRDIVWTTKFKKDYKLAMKRHMDIGLLDDIIRALSRGEKLPEKNKDHELTGDWVGHRECHIQPDWLLIYRIEDDVLVLTLARTGTHSDLFDK